From Saccopteryx leptura isolate mSacLep1 chromosome 3, mSacLep1_pri_phased_curated, whole genome shotgun sequence, one genomic window encodes:
- the CZIB gene encoding CXXC motif containing zinc binding protein isoform X1 has translation MGKIALQLKATLENVTNLRPVGEDFRWYLRMKCGNCGEISEKWQYIRLMDSVALKGGRGSASMVQKCKLCARENSIEILSSTIKSYNAEDNEKFKTIVEFECRGLEPVDFQPQAGFAAEGVESGTIFSDINLQEKDWTDYDEKAQESVGIYEVTHQFVKC, from the exons atgggg AAAATTGCGCTGCAGCTTAAAGCCACGCTGGAGAACGTCACTAACCTCCGGCCAGTGGGGGAGGACTTCCGGTGGTACCTAAGG atgAAATGTGGCAACTGTGGTGAGATTTCAGAGAAGTGGCAATACATTCGGCTGATG GACAGTGTGGCACTGAAGGGAGGCCGTGGCAGCGCCTCCATGGTCCAGAAGTGTAAGCTGTGTGCGAGGGAAAACTCCATAG AGATTTTGAGCAGCACCATCAAATCTTACAAT GCTGAAGACAATGAGAAGTTCAAGACGATAGTCGAGTTTGAATGCCGCGGCCTTGAACCAGTTGACTTCCAGCCCCAG GCTGGGTTTGCTGCTGAAGGTGTGGAGTCAGGAACAATCTTCAGTGACATTAATCTGCAGGAGAAG GACTGGACTGACTATGACGAAAAGGCTCAGGAGTCTGTGGGAATTTACGAGGTCACCCACCAGTTTGTGAAGTGCTGA
- the CPT2 gene encoding carnitine O-palmitoyltransferase 2, mitochondrial, whose amino-acid sequence MAARLLLRAWPRGPAVGSGAPRRPLSADSGPGQYLQRSVVPTMHYQDSLPRLPVPKLEDTIRRYLSAQKPLLDDGQFRKTEEFCKSFENGIGKELHTQLVAQDKQNKHTSYISGPWFDMYLTARDSVVLNFNPFIAFSPDPQSEYNDQLTRATNMTVSAIRFLKTFRANLLEPEVFHLNPAKSDTDTFKRLIRFVPSSLSWYGAYLVNAYPLDMSQYFRLFNSTRLPRPNQDELFTDDKARHLLVLRKGHFYVFDVLDRDGNIVSASEIQAHLKYILSDSSPAPEFPLAYLTSENRDVWAELRQKLVSSGNEESLRKVDSAVFCLCLDDFPIKDLGHLSHSMLHGDGTNRWFDKSFNLIIAKDGTAAVHFEHAWGDGVAILRFINDVFKDSTQAPAITPRSQPASTDSSVAVQKLNFKLNDAIKTGISAAKGKFDATMKTLTIDFIQFQRGGKEFLKTQKMSPDAVAQLAFQMAFLRQYGQTVATYESCSTAAFKHGRTETIRPASIFTKRCSEAFVREPSKHSVGELQQMMVECSKYHGQLTKEAAMGQGFDRHLFALRYLATAKGIVLPELYLDPAYGQINHNVLSTSTLTSPAVNIGGFAPVVPDGFGIAYRVHDNWIGCNVSSYPGRNVREFLQCVQKALEDMFDVMEGKSIKT is encoded by the exons ATGGCGGCCCGCCTACTGCTGCGCGCCTGGCCCCGGGGCCCTGCCGTGGGCTCGGGAGCCCCGCGTCGGCCCCTGAGCGCAGACTCCGGGCCGGGCCAGTACCTGCAGCGCAGCGTCGTGCCCACTATGCACTACCAGGACAGCCTGCCCAG GCTACCGGTTCCCAAACTAGAAGACACTATTAGGAGATACCTCAGTGCACAGAAGCCTCTCTTGGATGATGGGCAGTTCAG GAAAACAGAAGAATTTTGCAAGAGTTTTGAAAATGGTATTGGAAAAGAACTGCACACGCAACTGGTTGCTCAGGACAAGCAGAATAAACATACGAGCTACATTTCAG gccCCTGGTTTGATATGTACTTAACTGCTCGAGACTCCGTTGTCCTGAACTTTAATCCATTTATAGCATTCAGCCCTGACCCACAGTCTGAGTATAATGACCAGCTCACCCGGGCAACCAACATGACAGTTTCTGCCATCCGGTTTCTGAAGACATTCCGGGCTAACCTTTTAGAGCCAGAAGTATTCCACTTGAACCCTGCCAAAAGTGACACTGATACCTTCAAGAGACTTATACGCTTTGTGCCTTCCTCCCTGTCTTGGTATGGTGCCTACTTGGTCAATGCATATCCACTGGATATGTCCCAGTATTTTCGGCTTTTCAATTCAACTCGTTTACCCAGACCCAATCAGGATGAACTCTTCACTGATGACAAGGCCAGACATCTCCTGGTCCTAAGGAAAGGACATTTCTATGTGTTTGATGTCCTGGATCGAGATGGAAACATTGTGAGCGCCTCTGAAATCCAGGCTCATCTGAAGTACATTCTCTCAGACAGTAGCCCTGCCCCTGAGTTTCCACTGGCATATCTGACCAGTGAGAACCGCGATGTCTGGGCAGAGCTCAGGCAGAAGCTGGTGAGCAGCGGCAATGAGGAGAGCCTGAGAAAAGTAGACTCTGCTGTGTTCTGTCTCTGCCTGGATGACTTCCCCATTAAAGACCTTGGGCACTTGTCCCACAGCATGCTGCATGGTGATGGCACAAACCGCTGGTTTGATAAATCCTTTAACCTCATTATAGCCAAGGATGGCACTGCCGCTGTCCACTTTGAGCATGCTTGGGGTGATGGTGTTGCCATACTCAGGTTTATCAATGACGTGTTTAAAGACAGCACTCAGGCCCCTGCCATCACTCCGcggagccagccagccagcactGACTCTTCTGTTGCTGTACAGAAACTCAACTTCAAGCTGAATGATGCCATAAAGACTGGCATTAGTGCTGCTAAGGGAAAGTTTGATGCCACCATGAAAACCCTCACCATTGACTTCATCCAGTTTCAGAGAGGAGGCAAAGAATTCTTGAAGACGCAGAAGATGAGCCCTGACGCAGTGGCCCAGCTGGCCTTCCAGATGGCCTTTCTGCGGCAGTACGGGCAGACAGTGGCCACCTACGAGTCCTGCAGCACTGCAGCCTTCAAGCACGGCCGCACCGAGACCATCCgccctgcctccatcttcacaaaGAGGTGCTCTGAGGCCTTTGTCAGGGAGCCCTCTAAGCACAGTGTTGGAGAACTTCAGCAGATGATGGTCGAGTGCTCCAAATACCATGGCCAGCTGACCAAAGAAGCAGCAATGG GCCAGGGCTTTGACCGACACTTATTTGCTCTACGGTACCTAGCAACAGCCAAAGGGATTGTCCTGCCTGAGCTGTACCTGGACCCTGCATATGGGCAAATAAACCACAACGTCCTGTCCACAAGCACGCTTACCAGCCCAGCAGTGAACATCGGTGGCTTTGCCCCTGTGGTCCCTGATGGCTTTGGCATTGCCTATCGTGTTCATGACAACTGGATAGGCTGCAATGTCTCCTCCTACCCAGGCCGCAACGTCCGGGAGTTTCTCCAATGTGTGCAGAAGGCCTTAGAAGACATGTTTGATGTCATGGAAGGCAAATCCATCAAAACTTAG
- the CZIB gene encoding CXXC motif containing zinc binding protein isoform X3 — MGMKCGNCGEISEKWQYIRLMDSVALKGGRGSASMVQKCKLCARENSIEILSSTIKSYNAEDNEKFKTIVEFECRGLEPVDFQPQAGFAAEGVESGTIFSDINLQEKDWTDYDEKAQESVGIYEVTHQFVKC, encoded by the exons atgggg atgAAATGTGGCAACTGTGGTGAGATTTCAGAGAAGTGGCAATACATTCGGCTGATG GACAGTGTGGCACTGAAGGGAGGCCGTGGCAGCGCCTCCATGGTCCAGAAGTGTAAGCTGTGTGCGAGGGAAAACTCCATAG AGATTTTGAGCAGCACCATCAAATCTTACAAT GCTGAAGACAATGAGAAGTTCAAGACGATAGTCGAGTTTGAATGCCGCGGCCTTGAACCAGTTGACTTCCAGCCCCAG GCTGGGTTTGCTGCTGAAGGTGTGGAGTCAGGAACAATCTTCAGTGACATTAATCTGCAGGAGAAG GACTGGACTGACTATGACGAAAAGGCTCAGGAGTCTGTGGGAATTTACGAGGTCACCCACCAGTTTGTGAAGTGCTGA
- the MAGOH gene encoding protein mago nashi homolog, with the protein MESDFYLRYYVGHKGKFGHEFLEFEFRPDGKLRYANNSNYKNDVMIRKEAYVHKSVMEELKRIIDDSEITKEDDALWPPPDRVGRQELEIVIGDEHISFTTSKIGSLIDVNQSKDPEGLRVFYYLVQDLKCLVFSLIGLHFKIKPI; encoded by the exons ATGGAGAGTGACTTTTATCTGCGTTACTACGTGGGTCACAAGGGCAAGTTCGGCCACGAATTCCTGGAATTTGAGTTCCGACCCGATG GGAAATTGAGATATGCCAACAACAGCAATTACAAAAATGATGTCATGATCAGAAAAGAG GCTTACGTACATAAAAGTGTGATGGAGGAACTGAAGAGAATAATTGATGACAGTGAAATAACCAAAGAGGATGATGCCTTATGGCCTCCTCCTGACCGAGTAGGCCGGCAG gAGCTTGAAATTGTCATTGGAGATGAACACATTTCTTTCACAACATCAAAAATTGGTTCACTTATTGATGTCAATCAGTCCAA ggACCCAGAAGGCTTACGAGTATTTTATTATCTTGTCCAGGACCTGAAGTGTTTGGTCTTCAGTCTTATTGGATTACACTTCAAGATTAAACCAATCTAG
- the CZIB gene encoding CXXC motif containing zinc binding protein isoform X2 — protein sequence MGKIALQLKATLENVTNLRPVGEDFRWYLRDSVALKGGRGSASMVQKCKLCARENSIEILSSTIKSYNAEDNEKFKTIVEFECRGLEPVDFQPQAGFAAEGVESGTIFSDINLQEKDWTDYDEKAQESVGIYEVTHQFVKC from the exons atgggg AAAATTGCGCTGCAGCTTAAAGCCACGCTGGAGAACGTCACTAACCTCCGGCCAGTGGGGGAGGACTTCCGGTGGTACCTAAGG GACAGTGTGGCACTGAAGGGAGGCCGTGGCAGCGCCTCCATGGTCCAGAAGTGTAAGCTGTGTGCGAGGGAAAACTCCATAG AGATTTTGAGCAGCACCATCAAATCTTACAAT GCTGAAGACAATGAGAAGTTCAAGACGATAGTCGAGTTTGAATGCCGCGGCCTTGAACCAGTTGACTTCCAGCCCCAG GCTGGGTTTGCTGCTGAAGGTGTGGAGTCAGGAACAATCTTCAGTGACATTAATCTGCAGGAGAAG GACTGGACTGACTATGACGAAAAGGCTCAGGAGTCTGTGGGAATTTACGAGGTCACCCACCAGTTTGTGAAGTGCTGA
- the CZIB gene encoding CXXC motif containing zinc binding protein isoform X4: protein MKCGNCGEISEKWQYIRLMDSVALKGGRGSASMVQKCKLCARENSIEILSSTIKSYNAEDNEKFKTIVEFECRGLEPVDFQPQAGFAAEGVESGTIFSDINLQEKDWTDYDEKAQESVGIYEVTHQFVKC, encoded by the exons atgAAATGTGGCAACTGTGGTGAGATTTCAGAGAAGTGGCAATACATTCGGCTGATG GACAGTGTGGCACTGAAGGGAGGCCGTGGCAGCGCCTCCATGGTCCAGAAGTGTAAGCTGTGTGCGAGGGAAAACTCCATAG AGATTTTGAGCAGCACCATCAAATCTTACAAT GCTGAAGACAATGAGAAGTTCAAGACGATAGTCGAGTTTGAATGCCGCGGCCTTGAACCAGTTGACTTCCAGCCCCAG GCTGGGTTTGCTGCTGAAGGTGTGGAGTCAGGAACAATCTTCAGTGACATTAATCTGCAGGAGAAG GACTGGACTGACTATGACGAAAAGGCTCAGGAGTCTGTGGGAATTTACGAGGTCACCCACCAGTTTGTGAAGTGCTGA